One segment of Babylonia areolata isolate BAREFJ2019XMU chromosome 24, ASM4173473v1, whole genome shotgun sequence DNA contains the following:
- the LOC143299046 gene encoding magnesium transporter NIPA2-like translates to MGTTTSPGVSAASTLMMAGFLNHGVNNTTITFSVTGVTAPGVLSTDSVVSNMTNVSSTAGNTTEGPLDRPPTKQEMIDFYIGLFLAVSSSLFIGTSFIFKKLGLLRLAKNSATRAGQGGYGYLREWMWWAGMILMTLGEFANFAAYAFAPATLVTPLGALSVLVSAILASRVLKERLNLLGKLGCLLCVLGSTVMVIHSPREQEVASIAALRDMVIQPGFIVYGVLVLVGAVVLMVHTAPRYGSRNVLVYIAICSSLGSFTVMGCKGVGVGLKQTFRGHNQFTNWMFYVLLAVVVVCILIQLNYLNRALDTFNTAVVTPIYYVFFTSLVMVASLILFKEWGTMHIEDILGDLSGFLTIVVGIFLLNAFKDFNISLRSLPFWKKDESSSSSSTENNNSLATTTDDNAHLLENGQLESIQAEVMATEYRDSPDEAVA, encoded by the exons ATGGGCACCACCACATCGCCTGGAGTCAGCGCTGCCAGTACATTGATGATGGCAGGATTCTTGAATCACGGAgtaaacaacaccaccatcaccttctcGGTAACGGGTGTGACAGCACCCGGG GTTCTGTCAACTGACTCAGTGGTCAGCAACATGACCAACGTGTCATCAACTGCTGGCAACACAACGGAGGGTCCATTGGACCGTCCGCCGACGAAGCAGGAGATGATCGACTTTTACATCGGCCTGTTCCTAGCTGTGTCGTCCAGTCTCTTCATCGGCACCTCCTTCATCTTCAAGAAGCTGGGACTCCTGCGACTGGCCAAGAACTCCGCCACCCGTGCCG GTCAAGGGGGGTATGGCTACCTGCGGGAATGGATGTGGTGGGCAGGAATGATTCTCA TGACACTGGGAGAGTTTGCTAACTTTGCTGCCTACGCCTTTGCCCCGGCCACCCTAGTGACACCTCTTGGAGCTTTGAGCGTTCTCGTCAG CGCCATTCTGGCGTCACGCGTCCTGAAGGAGCGGCTGAACCTGCTGGGGAAGCTGGGGTGCCTGCTGTGCGTGTTGGGCTCCACAGTCATGGTCATCCACTCCCCTAGGGAACAGGAGGTGGCCAGCATCGCCGCCCTCAGGGACATGGTCATCCAGCCAG gcTTCATTGTGTACggggtgctggtgttggtgggggCGGTGGTCCTCATGGTGCACACGGCTCCACGCTACGGCAGTCGCAACGTGCTGGTCTACATCGCCATCTGCTCCAGCCTGGGCTCCTTCACCGTCATGGGCTGcaagggcgtgggggtggggctgaAGCAGACCTTTCGCGGCCACAACCAGTTCACCAACTGGATGTTCTACGTGctgctggcggtggtggtggtctgcATCCTGATCCAGCTCAACTACCTGAACCGGGCGCTGGACACCTTCAACACGGCAGTGGTGACGCCCATATACTATGTCTTCTTCACCTCCCTGGTGATGGTGGCCTCCCTTATCCTCTTCAAGGAGTGGGGCACCATGCATATCGAGGACATCCTGGGAGACCTCAGCGGCTTCCTCACCATCGTCGTCGGCATCTTTCTGCTGAACGCTTTCAAGGACTTCAACATCTCTCTGCGGAGCTTGCCGTTCTGGAAGAAGGATGagtcctcttcgtcctcctccaccGAGAACAACAACTCTTTGGCGACAACCACTGATGACAATGCACACCTGCTGGAGAACGGCCAGTTGGAGTCCATCCAAGCGGAAGTCATGGCAACGGAGTACCGGGACAGTCCTGACGAAGCGGTGGCCTGA